CCGGCCGGCGCGATCCAGGCGGGGGACCGGGAGAGAGTCAATTGTCGGCTGAAGAACGCTGCCATGATCCATCCACTGTCGCGGCCGTCATCAGCCGTTGGTAAATTGGCTCATAACGACAAATGTTTGACGACCAGTTACGCTCCGCCTCGACGAACGCCCGGGCTCGTGCCCGGCGCCCGTCCCAATCGCCCCGATCCGCGAACAGCGCCGCCAGCGCCGCAGCGATCGCGGCGGGATCGTCCGGACGGAACAGCGTACCCGTATCGCCGTGGCGGATCAGTTCGCGATGGCCGCCGACGTCCGACGCCGCGACCAGCTTGCCCTGCGCCATCGCCTCCAGCGGCTTCAGCGGCGTCACCAGATCGGTAAGGCGCATCGCCTTGCGCGGATAGGCGAGCACGTCGACCAGCGCATAATATCGCTCGACCTCGGTATGCGGTACGCGACCGACGAAACGGATCGCCGAAGCGACCGGCGATGCCGCCGCCTGCGCCCGCAACGCCGCGTCCATCGGTCCGCCACCGACCAGCAGCAGCCGTGCCCTGGGACGGGCGGCGACCAGCGCGGGCATGCTCGCGACCAGATCGTCGAGCCCTTCGTAATCGTAGAAGCTGCCGATGAACCCCACCGTCTCCGCATCCTCCAGCCCCAGATCCCGCGCCAGTGCCG
The sequence above is a segment of the Sphingomonas insulae genome. Coding sequences within it:
- a CDS encoding TIGR04063 family PEP-CTERM/XrtA system glycosyltransferase, whose protein sequence is MRILHVLDHGLPLQSGYTFRTRAILKAQEQRGWAVAAVTGPRHHEDRGDAVESIDGLTFHRTRAPRRHGAWGEVAGIAAFARRIDAAVESFRPDILHAHSPVLDALAALRVARARRLPLVYEIRAFWEDAAVGNGTGVEGSAKYRATRALETWAVRRADAIAVICEGLRGDLIARGIPADKIVVSPNGVDLTLFGAPAARDPALARDLGLEDAETVGFIGSFYDYEGLDDLVASMPALVAARPRARLLLVGGGPMDAALRAQAAASPVASAIRFVGRVPHTEVERYYALVDVLAYPRKAMRLTDLVTPLKPLEAMAQGKLVAASDVGGHRELIRHGDTGTLFRPDDPAAIAAALAALFADRGDWDGRRARARAFVEAERNWSSNICRYEPIYQRLMTAATVDGSWQRSSADN